The genomic DNA NNNNNNNNNNNNNNNNNNNNNNNNNNNNNNNNNNNNNNNNNNNNNNNNNNNNNNNNNNNNNNNNNNNNNNNNNNNNNNNNNNNNNNNNNNNNNNNNNNNNNNNNNNNNNNNNNNNNNNNNNNNNNNNNNNNNNNNNNNNNNNNNNNNNNNNNNNNNNNNNNNNNNNNNNNNNNNNNNNNNNNNNNNNNNNNNNNNNNNNNNNNNNNNNNNNNNNNNNNNNNNNNNNNNNNNNNNNNNNNNNNNNNNNNNNNNNNNNNNNNNNNNNNNNNNNNNNNNNNNNNNNNNNNNNNNNNNNNNNNNNNNNNNNNNNNNNNNNNNNNNNNNNNNNNNNNNNNNNNNNNNNNNNNNNNNNNNNNNNNNNNNNNNNNNNNNNNNNNNNNNNNNNNNNNNNNNNNNNNNNNNNNNNNNNNNNNNNNNNNNNNNNNNNNNNNNNNNNNNNNNNNNNNNNNNNNNNNNNNNNNNNNNNNNNNNNNNNNNNNNNNNNNNNNNNNNNNNNNNNNNNNNNNNNNNNNNNNNNNNNNNNNNNNNNNNNNNNNNNNNNNNNNNNNNNNNNNNNNNNNNNNNNNNNNNNNNNNNNNNNNNNNNNNNNNNNNNNNNNNNNNNNNNNNNNNNNNNNNNNNNNNNNNNNNNNNNNNNNNNNNNNNNNNNNNNNNNNNNNNNNNNNNNNNNNNNNNNNNNNNNNNNNNNNNNNNNNNNNNNNNNNNNNNNNNNNNNNNNNNNNNNNNNNNNNNNNNNNNNNNNNNNNNNNNNNNNNNNNNNNNNNNNNNNNNNNNNNNNNNNNNNNNNNNNGTAGATGCTTGTTTGAGTTTTGAGCTGCCGGACAATAGATAAGATCGTCTTTCATCACGAATTATCCATCCTACTCCTATGCTCCCATTGTGTAAGTGAAAGCTGCCATCAAAATTTACCTTGACTACATCTCTTGGAGGAGGTTGCCAGTAAGAGGAAATTGAACTTGTTGATGATGTACTGCAATGAGGCCGATGTAATGATGGTTGTGTTGCAGATAGCCATTCTTCCACATCATCTTTAGCTTTCTGAAGTACTGAACTTGTCTCCCAAGTTACTTTATTGAAAACAAGATCCTTCCTTGATTTCCATATTTGCCAGCCAATCCAAAAAGGTAGATGTTGTGCATTTTTATCCAAGCCAGAGTTGTACATGAGCAGTAATGCTTCAACGTTATCTTCAAGCGATGATGAAAATGTGGGAACAGTAGGGAGATTGGACTGTCGCCATATTATTGAAGCATACTGACATTGGAATAGCATGTGGTTTATTGATTCGGTACCTTGACAGCAATGTTGGCAGGTTTCTTCAATTGGGATTCCTCGACGATTGAGTTCATGAGCAGTTCCTAGGGCAGCAGATAACACTCGCCAGtagaaatgttttagttttggtGGAAGAGATGTTTTCCATAGTTTCTGTTTTACCAAAGGGTTACCAGGTGGAGGGGCAGTTTGTTCATCGTCATCGGGCAAATGTTGACTCAACCAGTAGCCTGATTTCACGGTGTAAACTCCATTCTTGGTATAATGCTAGATAAGTTTATCTGGGCATTGATGTTGGGGAATATATATGCGTCGGGCAAAGTCCGCATCTTCAAGTGAAAGATGCTGACATAACTTCGACTCATCCCATTGACGTCCACCAGCTTGCCATAGTTCGTTGAGAACTGTATTTGTAGGTAAGGAGTGAATAGTTTCTGGTTGTGGTGGATGAGATGGAATCCATGGATCAGTTGTAGCCTTGATTGTTGCACCATCTCCGAGTTGGTATCAAAGCCCTTTGAGTAGTAGATCACGTCCTTGTAAAATTGATCGCCAACCATGAGAAGACTTCCGGCTTAAGGATGCCTGTTGTATATTAGACTCCGGAAAATATCTGTTTTTCAAAAGTCTGGCGAGAAGGGACTCCGGTGATGTCATGATTCTCCAAGCTTGTTTGGCCAGTAGAGCATCATTAAATTTTTCGATGTCCCAGAAACCCAATCCACCCTCTGACTTGGGTAGGTTCATACGTTTCCACGCAACCCATGGGATTCGTTTTTTCGACTCATCTGATCCCCACCAAAACTGTTGTATGAGAGACGTGATTTCCTGACATATAGTAACCGGAAGTTTAAAGCAACTCATAGCATGTGTTGGCATTGCTAGTGCAATAGACTTCAGTAGGACTTCTTTACCACCTTCTGACAAAAATTTGGTGTgccagttttttgtttttccttgcACCCTCTTAGCAATATACTCAAACATCTGACATTTCTTCCTTGAGAATTCCTCTGGTAAACCTAAATATTTTCCACAGCCTCCCACATTGGTGATATTGATCTTGTTTTGGACAATCCCTTGTTTTTCTTCTGTGACACGTGAACCAAAAGTGATGAAAGATTTATTGTGGTTCACTCTTTGTCCTGATACGTAGCCATATTGTTCTAAAAATCGAGCAAGGGCTGCACTATTCTGCTGATTGGCTTTACAGAAAAATAGTGAATCATCCGCAAACAGAAGATGAGTGACTCTAGGACCGTTATTGCTTATTGATAAGCCTTTGATATttccttttgcttcttcttgccGCATTTTCTGTGTCAACATTTCCGcaacaaagagaaacaaataggGAGAGATAGGGTCACCTTGGCGGATGCCTCTCTTTGGGGTGATGGTGCCAGTAGGACTACCATTAACTAACACTGAGTAGGAGACTGATCGAACCATAGCCATAATCCAAGTGATCCATGTTTGATTAAAACCCAACGGAGCCATTGTTTTCTCCAGGAATTTCCAATTGACACGGTCATAAGCTTTACTGATGTCGGTCTTGATCGCCATGTAACTCTTTGATTGTCGCTTTCTGGACATTAGGGAATGTAGTAACTCATGGGCCACTAAAATGTTGTTTGTGATTAGTCGTCCAGGAACAAAGGCCGTTTGTTCAATCGATATGATATCTGGGAGGATAAGCTTCAGGCGATTTGTGAGGATTCTAGAAATTACTTTATATGAGACATTGCAGAGACTAATGGGTCGGTAGTCGCTCATGAGTCTTGGTTGATCAATCTTCGGTATGAGatatatgtgtgttttgttGAGACAAGGTGGCATGATGCTTGTCCGGAAGAAGGTCTTGATCTCATTAGTTATGTCTGTACCTAGAATATCCCAAAACTGATGATAGAAGTAACCTGTCATTCCATCTGGTCTTGGTGCACGATCGCCTTTGATAGCATAGACAACTTGTTTTATCTCATCATCGGTTGCCTCTTTAGTGAGGAGCATATTCATATCAGCTGTTACTGGAGCAGGTATATCATCAAAGAAGTCCCCCCAATTATTATGTCTCGGCTGCTGAAACTGGTCTTGAAAATACTTTGTAGCCAGTATTGATATTTTCTCATCACCAACATGTTCAACCCCAGTAGAGTCATAAACTGAGACCATTCTGTTCTTGGCTTTTCGGGATTTGACACTTCCATAAAAGTATAAGGTGTTATGATCACCTTCATTTAGCCATTGTGATCTACTTTTCTGTTTCCAGTAAATCTCCTCATGGAGATAAGCCTTGCTTAGAGAACGTTTGATATCTCAAATCTTCATATGCTCTGGGGAAGGCTTACAAAACTCTGCTTCTAGTTGTGTCTTGAGTGTTTTTATTTCTTCCGCAGAGTTGGTTAGATTGGAGCGCTTCCACTTAGCTATTTTTGAACGCAATAAACTAATCTTCTCCGAAAAAAGAAGACCTTGTGGGAGGTTTCTCCAATCTTGTGTCACTGACTCCATAAAACCCTCTCTGTCTGCTAAGCGGCGATCATAACGGAACATACCTCTCTTCACCCTTGTTTCTGTCAAAATATCTACGACAACAGGCCGATGGTCTGACTCTATTGGTTCTAAGAATTCAGCAGTTGATGCCGGAAAGTAGGAGAACCATTCTGTATTCGCAACAGCTCTGTCCAGACAACATTGTATAAGCTCTTTAGTTCGGATACCATTCTTCATAATGCTTCGCTGTCCACTCCAACTGAATTTGTTGCCAATATGCTTCAAGTCAAGCATGTCACAAGTAGACATCATATTGTTGAAGTCATGGAATGTACTTGCATCTCGATTGTGGCCTCCAATCTTTTCACTATTATTCCGAATTTGATTGAAATCGCCAATCATAATCCAGGCTTCATTACGGTTGACAACTAGCCGTTGTAGACGTTCCCAAAGTTCATATCGATATTGTGGATCAGGATGTCCATAAACACAAGACAAGTAGAAAGTAAAGATTTTGTCATTAATAGAACAATCTACAAGTCTTGCATCTTGGTACAAAATAGTGATATCGATAGAAGGTTTCCAAAGCAAAGCCAAGCCACCACTGAGGCCTTGAGGCGGTACAATACAGAAATTAGTAAAACCTAGAGAAACAACAACTGCAGTAATATGATCCTTTGATTGCTTCGTTTCAATGAGGAAGATTGCGTCCAGAAGATATTGACGACATATCTCCTTAAGGCGTAGAACCGTAGGGAACTTCCCCAttccctgacagttccaactggCTATCCTCATTGGTTATCTGGCGGAACCGGGCCTGCCGCGCCTCTATCGTTGGTGTTAGAGGATGAACTGGCATCCATTGGTGAAGACATCCTGCGTCGTTTCCTCTGTTGGGTCATTAGATGAGGTAGAGGACGTGTTACCGCTTCTAGGATGCGGTTCCCTGTATGTTCCAGTGCTAAGATCAGACCTCGACGACGTGCTTCTGCTTCAGAAGGGTCAACAACTGCAGTGTAGTTGTGATAGAGACTGCGAAGGTCTCCGATTGAGATCATCTGGCCATTAATAGGTACCAACACTGTTAGTTCCTCTTGCGGTTGGTGCGGAGGTGGGAGGGCCAGACGATCGTGATGTCCAAGTTGATTGACTGCAGGTTGAGCAATAGCAGGATAAGGGATCTGTTGGTTTGGAATCACCATTCTAGGAGCATTGATCATGGCccctggtggtggtggtggaggattATGAGCATGAGCATCCTCTTGTGGTTCTTCTGTGCATTCAGAGAGATCGTGTCGTAGAGAAAAACACTGGAAGCAGTAGTTTCTCAATCTTTCAAATTTGAAAGAGATCTCAGCCCATTCATTCCCAAAACGGAACCGGCGTTGGAAGATGATTGGTTGATCGAGCGGCCATTGGATGCAAACTCTTGCGAATTCGACATTACCACCCGCTAAATTCTCAATCTCAGAATCAAGCATTGTTCCCAATGTCTCCGCAATGTACCACACCATTGGAGCAGTGAAGAATTGCAGTGGGATTCCCCGAATTTGAATCTAGAAATTGATTGAGAGGGGATTTTCATTTGGTAGGTTTGGTTGCCACAGTTCCATTGCCACCATCCATTCATTGAAACTCCATGGACCCCGTCGATACACTAGTTGTAATGCCTCATTAGACTGAAAGAGGAATTGGGAACGATCGTGTTCGACAACACGTCCAATGACCGAATTATCCATCCCCCAAAGACGAGGGAAGAATCGGATCATTGCACGGAGGTTCTGGCGACGAGGGTTTGCCGGGCGTACCAGAAGACTGAATTGAGAGGCTCTCGTTGCTTGGTCGCACAGGTTACCCGGAATTTCGAAAGCACCAGCGGCAGGGAAATTGAGATTGGCCATTTCTTGGGTTAGGTTTTTAGACAGAGGGTAAGACAAAAGCCGGGAATGAAAGAACAATGATTTCGTGTAGGGAGACTGGGAAATCCAACACtctttaaataagaaaaattttgCAACCGCTGAACGGTTAATCAGAGAAGAAATCGGAGTGTGGCGGTTTTTAAAGAATGTTGGAAAAGTGGTGAAATGGGGGAAAACCCACTCTggatgatcatatatatacagataaaTGGATTTATTTGTATAAATGGAGTCAAACATGGAGGTGCGTTATGTATCtcaattttgtagattttttatattacctgattttttataataatattatattttgtatagagagaaatgatttatttgtttaacgAGAATTAGGGGTGTATTCAATTTGAcattaagtgatttgtgtaatatttacaaatcttatattattcaatcatagattttaaaaagtatattaaaatccattgttattgaactgattatttaaaaaactactttaaaatccactgttactaaaaacagtttgtggatttggattttagtGATTTTTAGGGATTCTAGagaatttgagaggatttgtttagttaaaaatacagaaattcaaatctcatggttttattATGTacatttgaaagaattttacaaaaaaatcatatcaacttttctaaaatctattaaaattccaaatttcctaaatctcatcaaattctccaaaatcatggtatCGATATACCCGTCATACATAAAGGTAAGTTTTGTATCTCAATTTAGTAGATTTTTTAAATTACCTgatttgttataataatattatcttatatatagagagaaatgaTTTATTGTTTAAATAGAGTCAAACATGGAGGTAAGTTTTGTATCTCAATTTAGTAGATTTTTTATATGACctgattttttataatattattgaatGCCTGGATAATACATGGAGGTAAGTTTTGTATCTcaatttagtatattttttaaattacttgatttgttataataatattatcttatattGAGAGAGAAATGATTTATTGTTTAGATAGAGTCAATCGATTGATATCATGGAGGTAAGTTTTGTATCTCAATTTAgtagattttttatattacctGATTTTTTATAATAGTATTGAATGCGTAAATAGAAGTAAcgaatacaaaataaaaattctgaaTTTGGATTTAAATTGACTGGATGTTAATTACCCCGTCCTATGTGCATGTAACAAGTACTATACCATGCATGTCCTCACAATCTTGTTATTTAGTCTCTCCATTGGAGAAAATAATATGTCATGAGGTATTAAGATGTTGGGAAAGTGAATATGTACCAGCattatttagtatataaaattatgcatgatatatagatatataaagtTATTGCTAATTGGTTTTGACTTTGAATTTTGCTATGATTAGCCATCATTTTGAGAAATCACGACAAGTATCAATTTACTTGTCGTCAAATTCGTTTTTGAGTTAAAAGTGAGAGATTTGATACGAAATAAATGAAATCAAACTATTATCTGTTTGCTTATATATTCTTACTACTATTTCAAACTATTTCACCTGTTTTTATCTGCACTATTTCaccattttcttgttttgttgcctaatttttcaatctttctttggcggctttttcttttttggttaatgtatgtttttggttttcattgaTGCAATTACATGTTTGTATGTCTAGTAGCTTTGCCCTGAATATGATAATTATAAACGATAGAGGGCAATCGAATGTCTCATACCCCAGTGGTCGAAGCTGGTGTGGTGGACACTTTTAATTTAGCCCACTCCATTATTAATGTTAGTAATTTTAGGGTTGGCTGAAGGCTGAAGCTTGTGTACAGTGTGTTTTAATAAACAATGAAAATGTTTACAACAAATTTAAGATAATGCTTAAACAAAATACggacaaaatataaaaatacagaCATGTAAGTGACATAATCAAAAGAAGATCAATGCCACAAAAGCAGACAAAAAGCTAAATCGATTAAAGCTGACGGAAGAAGCGGCAGAGGTACCTGCATGTTCAATTATTAGGCCACATCATTAGTTTGATAAAACATCATTatagtttatgtatttttatgaatatttatGCTTCTCAATGAAATATCGTAACATCAAATTCGAAATTAAATATGAATTAGTGGCATACCGTTGGTTGGTCCTGACGACGCACTAGTCGGAGAAGCTTCATAAAACATGAGAGAAACATATGAAAATCATACTCGTTTACGTTTCTAAGATGTTAATCTAATAAATACTACTAATTAAAGTTATTGATCGATGAGAAGTTAAACCGAAGAATATAATCACTACTCACAAGCGAGTTTGGCGCAGAGTGACACGTCAGGGTTAGTTCCACAAGCCTTGGGAAGATCGAGAGCGTTCTCTTTGGTGAGGTTTAGGGCTTTGAGTATCTCAGGGTTGTTAAAAACGGTGCATAAACACTGTGCGTCTGTTTCTACCATCGCTTTCAACGGCCCGCAACACGACGATGGAGGAGGTGGATTCACCGAGTGTACGTAAGGCTGACACGGCAACAGTTTTTGCACGCAAGCCATCGCCTGAGGGTTTTGTGCCGTAGTCTGGACGGAGTAGAGGACGACGACGGCTACGACCACAGCCATAATTTTGCTAATATCCATTGTtcgttttgtgatttttcttttgagttttttttcttctttttgttttcgcGTTACGGGTGAGTATATATGCGTGTTCTTTATAAGTGG from Camelina sativa cultivar DH55 chromosome 7, Cs, whole genome shotgun sequence includes the following:
- the LOC104704860 gene encoding protein YLS3-like, with protein sequence MDISKIMAVVVAVVVLYSVQTTAQNPQAMACVQKLLPCQPYVHSVNPPPPSSCCGPLKAMVETDAQCLCTVFNNPEILKALNLTKENALDLPKACGTNPDVSLCAKLASSPTSASSGPTNGTSAASSVSFNRFSFLSAFVALIFF